One Oryza brachyantha chromosome 3, ObraRS2, whole genome shotgun sequence DNA segment encodes these proteins:
- the LOC102710287 gene encoding serine/threonine protein phosphatase 2A 57 kDa regulatory subunit B' theta isoform-like: protein MIKQILGRFPKKPSKSGDKDPTGRPSSSVPNPPLGPRGAERSSNLSSQPPVISSSGLSYGSGMHVGNTNSKLNGKLVQPTVELLPSFKDVPNTEKNNLFVKKLNLCCATFDFTDPTKSVKEKEIKRQTLLELVDYIASANGKFPELTMQELTRMVSVNLFRTLTTPPRESKIEAFDLDEEEPVMDPAWSHLQIVYELFLRFIQSPETDAKLAKRYIDHSFVLRLLDLFDSEDPREREYLKMILHRVYGKFMVHRPFIRKAINNIFYQFIYETEKHNGIAELLEILGSIINGFALPLKEEHKLFLVRALIPLHKPKCISMYHQQLSYSITQFVEKDCKLADTVIRGLLKYWPITNSSKEVLFLGELEEILEATQPAEFQKCMVPLFRQIAHCLNSSHFQVAERALFLWNNDHIENLIKQNSRVILPIIFPALERNANGHWNQAVQSLTLNVRKLFSDHDAGLYDECQRKYEEDKTKEKEMKLKQQVAWKRLEEMASAKATSGAAVLVSRTLPRQSSGV from the exons ATGATCAAGCAAATCCTTGGGCGGTTTCCGAAGAAGCCATCCAAATCCGGGGACAAGGACCCTACTGGCAGGCCAAGCTCCTCAGTGCCAAATCCACCATTGGGTCCAAGAGGTGCAGAAAGGTCCTCCAACTTGAGTAGCCAGCCACCAGTTATCTCAAGCTCTGGGCTTAGTTATGGAAGTGGTATGCATGTTGGTAATACAAACTCAAAGTTGAATGGAAAGCTGGTACAACCGACTGTTGAGTTGCTGCCAAGCTTTAAGGATGTGCCCAACACAGAGAAGAATAACCTGTTTGTCAAAAAACTTAACTTGTGTTGCGCTACATTTGACTTTACAGATCCGACAAAGAGTGTAAAGGAGAAGGAAATAAAGAGGCAAACTTTGTTGGAACTCGTTGACTATATTGCCTCAGCCAATGGAAAGTTTCCGGAGTTAACTATGCAAGAGCTCACAAGGATGGTTTCTGTAAACTTGTTCAGGACACTGACTACCCCGCCCAGAGAGAGTAAGATTGAAGCCTTTGATTTGGATGAGGAGGAGCCTGTGATGGATCCTGCATGGTCACACTTGCAGATTGTTTATGAGCTGTTCTTGAGGTTCATTCAGTCTCCAGAGACTGATGCCAAGTTGGCCAAAAGATACATCGATCATTCATTTGTCCTGAGATTACTTGACCTCTTTGACTCAGAGGACCCTAGGGAGAGGGAGTACCTCAAGATGATACTTCACCGGGTCTACGGAAAGTTCATGGTTCATCGGCCATTTATAAGGAAAGCAATCAACAATATCTTTTATCAGTTCATCTACGAAACTGAAAAACACAATGGGATTGCAGAGCTGTTGGAAATTTTAGGAAGTATCATCAATGGGTTTGCGTTGCCACTTAAGGAGGAGCATAAATTGTTCCTTGTCCGAGCCCTGATTCCACTTCACAAGCCAAAGTGCATCTCAATGTACCATCAACAGTTGTCTTACAGCATTACACAGTTTGTTGAAAAAGATTGCAAGCTTGCAGACACTGTTATCAGGGGCCTATTGAAATATTGGCCGATCACAAACAGCTCCAAGGAGGTCTTGTTTTTGGGAGAGTTGGAAGAGATATTAGAGGCTACACAGCCTGCAGAGTTTCAGAAATGCATGGTTCCTCTTTTCCGTCAGATTGCACATTGCCTAAACAGTTCTCATTTTCAG GTTGCTGAGAGAGCATTGTTTTTGTGGAACAATGATCATATTGAGAATCTGATCAAACAAAATAGTAGGGTGATATTACCCATCATTTTCCCTGCACTGGAGAGAAATGCTAATGGACACTGGAACCAAGCTGTGCAAAGCCTCACGCTTAATGTTCGGAAATTGTTCTCCGATCATGATGCTGGACTATACGATGAGTGTCAGCGGAAATATGAGGAGGACAAAACCAAAGAGAAGGAAATGAAATTGAAGCAACAAGTTGCATGGAAACGTCTGGAAGAGATGGCATCAGCAAAAGCAACGAGTGGAGCAGCTGTGCTTGTCTCAAGAACCTTACCTCGCCAATCTTCAGGTGTCTAG
- the LOC102710573 gene encoding GDSL esterase/lipase At3g48460, with the protein MAARRSVVGVVIGVVLAVVAVPVAAEFKTVYAFGDSFTDTGNTHSTTGPYSFGYVSSPPYGATFFHRSTNRYSDGRLVVDFLAERLALPSFLPPYLSPAAANATSGVNFAVAGATAIEHDFFARNNLSVDITPQSIMTELAWFEAHLRRSPAAAAAVGDALFWVGEIGANDYAYSFMAAATIHPAQIRTMAVDRVTTFLEALLKKGAKYIIVQGLPLTGCLPLTMTLARPEDRDNISCAASVNAQSHAHNRRLLAGVRRLRQQHPAAVIAYADYYAAHLAVMRAPARYGFTEPFKTCCGAGGGAYNFEIFSTCGSPEVTTACAQPARYVNWDGVHMTEAMYKAVAGMFFQDGSYCQPPFSTVLARKKKGH; encoded by the exons ATGGCAGCTCGCCGTAgtgtcgtcggcgtcgtcatcggcgtcgtcctcgccgtcgtcgcggtcccggtggcggcggagttcAAGACGGTGTACGCGTTCGGGGACTCGTTCACGGACACGGGGAACACGCACTCGACGACGGGGCCCTACTCCTTCGGCTACGTCTCCAGCCCGCCCTACGGCGCCACCTTCTTCCACCGCTCCACCAACCGCTACTCCGacggccgcctcgtcgtcgacttCCTCGCGGAGCGCCTCGCGCTGCCGTCCTTCCTCCCGCCCTAcctctcgccggccgccgccaacgccACCAGCGGCGtcaacttcgccgtcgccggcgccacgGCCATCGAGCACGACTTCTTCGCCAGGAACAACCTCAGCGTCGACATCACGCCGCAGTCCATCATGACGGAGCTCGCCTGGTTCGAGGCGcacctccgccggtcgcccgccgcagccgccgccgtcggcgacgcgctcttctgggtcggcgagatcggcGCCAACGACTACGCCTACAGTTtcatggccgccgccaccatccaCCCGGCGCAAATCCGGACCATGGCCGTCGACAGAGTCACCACCTTCCTCGAG GCGTTGCTGAAGAAGGGCGCCAAGTACATCATCGTGCAGGGGCTGCCGCTCACCGGTTGCCTGCCACTGACCATGACGCTGGCGCGGCCGGAGGACCGCGACAACATCAgctgcgccgcctccgtcaACGCGCAGAGCCACGCCCACAACCGGCGCCTCCTggccggcgtccggcggctCCGGCAGCAGCACCCGGCCGCCGTCATCGCCTACGCCGACTACTACGCCGCCCACCTCGCCGTCATgagggcgccggcgaggtACGGCTTCACGGAGCCCTTCAAGACGtgctgcggcgccggcggcggcgcctacAACTTCGAGATCTTCTCCACCTGCGGCTCGCCGGAGGTCACCACCGCCTGCGCGCAGCCGGCCAGGTACGTCAACTGGGACGGCGTCCACATGACCGAGGCGATGTACAAGGCCGTCGCCGGCATGTTCTTCCAGGACGGCAGCTACTGCCAGCCGCCCTTCAGCACCGTGCTCGCCAGGAAGAAGAAAGGGCATTAA
- the LOC102705243 gene encoding inner membrane protein PPF-1, chloroplastic-like, which yields MDSHLLARPRALALALPPAFRAPAPPRSRRPSPPRPRLVLLRPVAALGGGGGGGGFADVGELFGRVEAFLYTVADAAVSASPEVVQGGGGAKEATGDWLSGITNSMETVLKVLKDGLSALHVPYPYGFAIILLTVLVKAATFPLTKKQVESAIAMRSLQPQVKAIQERYAGDQERIQLETARLYKLSGVDPLAGCLPTLVTIPVWVGLYRALSNVANEGLLTEGFFWIPSLAGPTTITARQSGQGISWLFPFTDGHPPLGWSDTLAYLVLPVLLVISQYVSSQVMQPPQNNDPNQQGAQAVVKFLPLLIGYFALSVPSGLSLYWLTNNILSTAQQVWLQKLGGAKNPVKEYIDKLAKEESANLGKYEPAIKSDSPPKVQKPQASQEPKPSGPQRGERFRKLKEEESRRKMLLEKAEQTEQAGTQSGIIDGKQNSDVSSGNSIDEQESHENEPVIANGNGGLSHSATERIQYGNTKEDMIQESTDSNSSVINPTSHDAHKSRDEENEQDAV from the exons ATGGACTCCCACCTCCTCGCGCGCCCGCGAGCCCTAGCTCTCGCCCTGCCCCCCGCCTTCAGGGCCCCCGCTCCCCCCCGCTCCAGgcgaccctcgccgccgcggccgcgcctcGTGCTCCTCCGACCGGTGGccgcgctcggcggcggcggcggcggaggagggttCGCGGACGTCGGGGAGCTGTTCGGCCGCGTCGAGGCGTTCCTCTACACCGTCGCGGATGCCGCCGTCTCGGCGTCCCCGGAGGTGGTGcagggcgggggcggggccaAGGAGGCCACCGGGGACTGGCTCTCCGGCATCACCAACTCCATGGAGACCGTGCTCAAG GTTTTGAAAGATGGTCTATCAGCTCTCCATGTTCCTTATCCATATGGCTTTGCAATCATCCTTCTAACAGTTCTTGTTAAGGCGGCTACGTTTCCTCTTACAAAGAAGCAG GTTGAATCTGCAATTGCAATGAGGTCATTGCAACCTCAAGTTAAGGCTATTCAAGAACGATATGCTGGCGATCAG GAAAGGATACAGCTGGAAACTGCTCGTTTATATAAGTTGTCAGGTGTTGACCCACTCGCAG GATGCTTGCCTACTCTTGTAACAATACCAGTTTGGGTTGGTCTATACAGAGCTCTCTCCAATGTGGCTAATGAG GGACTTCTTACTGAAGGCTTTTTCTGGATACCTTCTTTGGCTGGTCCTACAACAATTACTGCACGGCAAAGTGGCCAGGGAATATCATGGCTATTTCCCTTTACG GATGGTCATCCACCACTTGGTTGGTCGGACACTCTGGCATACCTTGTTCTACCAGTTCTTCTTGTCATTTCCCAATATGTATCTTCTCAAGTAATGCAGCCACCACAG AACAATGATCCTAACCAACAAGGTGCTCAGGCTGTAGTGAAGTTCCTACCTTTGCTAATAGGTTATTTtgctctttctgttccctctgGACTAAGTCTATATTG GCTTACAAACAATATCCTTAGCACTGCACAACAAGTATGGCTTCAAAAGCTTGGAGGTGCCAAAAATCCTGTCAAAGAATATATTGATAAGCTCGCTAAAGAAGAATCAGCAAATCTTGGAAAGTATGAACCTGCTATTAAAAGTGATTCTCCCCCTAAAGTTCAGAAACCTCAGGCCAGTCAAGAGCCAAAACCAAGTGGACCACAACGTGGTGAAAG GTTTAGAAAACTAAAGGAAGAAGAGTCAAGGAGAAAAATGCTTTTGGAAAAAGCAGAGCAAACAGAACAGGCAGGCACTCAATCTGGCATCATTGATGGAAAACAGAATTCAGATGTATCTTCTGGAAACAGCATAGATGAACAG GAATCTCATGAAAATGAACCAGTTATAGCTAACGGCAATGGTGGACTTAGTCATAGTGCGACTGAAAGGATACAGTATGGAAACACGAAAGAG GATATGATTCAGGAATCAACTGACAGTAATTCTTCAGTCATCAACCCTACATCACATGATGCTCATAAATCAAGAGACGAAGAGAATGAACAAGATGCAGTGTAG
- the LOC102710858 gene encoding uncharacterized protein LOC102710858, whose translation MAAGQRTLLLLVAVLIAAVSVALADDAKPTILTPVANTPLGSFDGDSPAADNALDDEEAAPVGAPIGTTMTEPKPELTTTPGGGAGEAAGASAASSLAVATHIGAAAAFAAGVFAF comes from the coding sequence ATGGCCGCCGGACAACGGACGCTgctgctcctcgtcgccgtgctCATCGCGGCGGTCTCCGTGGCGCTGGCCGACGACGCCAAGCCGACGATCCTGACCCCCGTGGCGAACACCCCGCTCGGCTCCTTCGACGGTgactcgccggcggccgacaACGCCTTGGACGACGAGGAAGCCGCGCCCGTCGGGGCACCCATTGGCACCACCATGACCGAGCCCAAGCCCGAGCTCACCACCACGccaggaggcggcgccggagaggCGGCCGGCGCCAGCGCTGCCTCttccctcgccgtcgccacccacatcggcgccgccgcagcgttcgccgccggcgtgttCGCCTTCTGA
- the LOC121053881 gene encoding uncharacterized protein LOC121053881, whose product MSRGGGGGQPSCASVSFGKYLAKRFTGKPRRRKRPAAGGGEVRVSKELVASSPSLKSSEPVVRVVLQSGVVEAYAGVVLACTVIRNHPPGLCLAYPDVFRNPHGARVRPLEPLFPGQKFFLLTEHTMEWLQRRIPESSVGAFDETREEEVRRDAIEDDATASETTTSEEDTQDCSSAAASSEEDDDRATRSWCCAREYFEAKERWEARQFRQMVARGLAVEEKDRKKETVTNKKKKRGKNSKGKRTNKRGLAGVASTRCSTATAPATARRTWEPSLPSVVEEESSPLQPPSETTSCRI is encoded by the coding sequence ATgtcgcgcggcggcggcggcggccagccgTCGTGCGCGTCGGTGTCGTTCGGCAAGTACCTAGCGAAGCGCTTCACGGGGAAGCCGAGGAGGCGgaagaggccggcggcgggtggcggcgaggtgcGCGTGTCGAAGGAGCTGGTGGCTAGCTCGCCGTCGTTGAAGTCGTCGGAGCCGGTGGTGCGGGTGGTGCTGCAGAGCGGGGTGGTGGAGGCGTACGCCGGGGTGGTGCTGGCCTGCACGGTGATCCGGAACCACCCGCCGGGGCTCTGCCTCGCCTACCCGGACGTGTTCCGCAACCCTCACGGCGCCCGCGTCCGCCCGCTCGAGCCGCTCTTCCCCGGCCAGAAGTTCTTCCTCCTCACCGAGCACACCATGGAGTGGCTCCAGCGGAGAATCCCCGAGAGCTCCGTCGGCGCCTTCGACGAGACACGGGAGGAGGAAGTGCGCCGCGATGCAATCGAGGACGACGCCACAGCCTCGGAGACGACGACTTCGGAGGAGGACACGCAGGATtgcagcagcgccgccgcatcgtcggaggaggacgacgaccgcGCCACGCGCAGCTGGTGCTGCGCGAGGGAGTACTTCGAGGCGAAGGAGCGGTGGGAGGCGCGTCAGTTCAGGCAGATGGTGGCGCGCGGGCTCGCCGTCGAGGAGAAGGACCGGAAGAAGGAGACCGTGacgaacaagaagaagaaacgaGGCAAGAATAGCAAGGGGAAGAGAACGAACAAGAGAGGCCTCGCCGGCGTAGCGTCGACGAGGTGCAGCACGGCGacagcgccggcgacggcgaggaggacatGGGAGCCCAGCCTGCCgtcggtggtggaggaggagagctcCCCTCTCCAGCCTCCATCAGAGACCACCagctgcagaatctga
- the LOC102711139 gene encoding 30S ribosomal protein S1 yields the protein MLAAAALRPATSLAAFSPSPSTSRSPPPPALLSFPPRPHHRFPLSATAQEGASTSSAASATPIDEARLAQFAADWQAVRAEKDQGRILELPVLRANSGGLILRFNSLQGFVPNPLLSPAHWCKDPKRPIQDVTKDLVGSSISVKVVEANEEERKLVFSEKDASWSTHSSQVKIGEIYDGIVGSVFHYGAFVHLRFPDGNYHLTGLVHISEVSWDLVQDVRDFLNEGDTVKVIAVNVDLEKSRIALSIRQLEEDPLLETLDKVIPLEADQSPNVGTTSPPSEDDLLPGLDGICNELLQEDGITDVQFGRRALEKRVVSQDLELWLSSVPAKDNQFKLLARAGRQVQEVYLTTSLDQEGIKKAVQRVLGRVP from the exons atgctggcggcggcggctctccGGCCCGCGACCTCGCTCGCGGccttctccccctccccctccacctccaggtcccctcctccgcccgcgctcctctccttccctccccGCCCTCACCACCGGTTCCCGCTCTCCGCCACCGCCCAGGAGGGCGCGTcgacctcctccgccgcctccgctaccCCGATCGACGAAGCGCGCCTAGCACAG TTCGCGGCGGATTGGCAGGCCGTGCGCGCGGAGAAGGACCAGGGGAGGATCCTGGAGCTGCCTGTGCTGCGGGCCAACAGTGGCGGGTTGATCCTCAGGTTCAACTCCCTGCAGGGCTTCGTGCCCAACCCTCTCCTCAGCCCTGCACATTGGTGCAAAG aCCCCAAAAGGCCCATTCAAGATGTTACAAAGGATCTTGTAGGTTCGTCCATTTCTGTCAAG GTAGTTGAAGCAAATGAGGAAGAAAGGAAGCTTGTCTTCTCCGAAAAGGATGCGAGTTGGTCCACACATTCTTCTCAAGTAAAGATTGGTGAAATATATGATGGAATTGTCGGTTCAGTTTTCCACTACGGTGCATTTGTTCATCTCCGATTTCCTGATG GAAATTATCATCTTACTGGCCTTGTACATATCTCTGAGGTCTCTTGGGATCTCGTCCAAGATGTCCgagattttttaaatgaagGTGATACTGTCAAGGTCATAGCTGTGAACGTTGATTT GGAGAAATCAAGGATAGCTTTATCAATTAGACAACTGGAGGAAGATCCTCTACTGGAGACTTTGGACAAAGTTATTCCTTTA GAGGCTGATCAATCACCTAATGTTGGGACCACGTCACCTCCTTCAGAAGATGACCTTCTTCCAGGACTTGACGGTATATGTAATGAACTACTGCAAGAGGATGG TATAACAGATGTACAGTTTGGGCGCCGAGCATTGGAGAAGCGTGTTGTTTCACAAGATTTGGAGCTCTGGCTTTCCAGC GTGCCAGCTAAGGACAATCAGTTCAAACTTCTTGCTCGAGCTGGCAGACAG GTCCAAGAAGTATATTTGACTACCAGCCTAGACCAGGAGGGCATAAAGAAGGCGGTACAGAGAGTACTAGGACGTGTTCCTTGA
- the LOC102721420 gene encoding pirin-like protein isoform X1, with product MTRSMMRRFSSTTSTIYTTLSSRLGRINATRRHHHHHLPAAAASRRTPCTAATASRPKSKARRLLLLLLIVPLVLLLAASLLFRAAMSSSSSSSPSDAAAAVAFEKPRTVVKKLMAESQPEGDGATVRRSIGRHELRNLDPFLMLDEFSVSKPAGFPDHPHRGFETVTYMLDGAFTHQDFAGHKGTIRTGDVQWMTAGRGIVHSEMPAADGVQKGLQLWINLSSKDKMIEPRYQELQSKDISCAEKDGVEVRIIAGEAFGVRSPVYTRTPTMYMDFTMQPGSQLHQPIPEGWNAFVYIIDGEGVFGREKAPPATAHHCLVLGPGDGLSVWNKSGKPLRFALVGGQPLNEPVVQHGPFVMNTRAEIQQAMEDYYYGRNGFEKARHWSSAA from the exons ATGACGAGGAGCATGATGAGGCGcttctcctccaccacctccactaTTTATACCACCCTCTCCTCCCGTCTCGGACGAATCAACGCCactcgccgccaccaccaccaccatctcccagctgccgccgcctccaggaGGACACCCTGTACTGCTGCTACTGCCTCTCGCCCCAAATCCAAGGCcaggcggctgctgctgcttctcctgATTGTTCCGCTCGTCTTGCTTCTTGCAGCCTCGTTGCTGTTTCGAGCggccatgtcgtcgtcgtcgtcttcgtcgccgtcggatgccgccgccgcggtggcttTTGAGAAGCCGAGGACGGTGGTCAAGAAGCTCATGGCGGAGTCCCAGCCcgagggcgacggcgccaCCGTCCGGAGGAGCATCGGGAG GCACGAGCTCAGGAACCTGGATCCGTTCCTCATGCTCGACGAATTCTCCG TTTCCAAGCCCGCTGGCTTTCCCGACCATCCCCACAGAGGATTCGAGACCGTCACATACATGCTCGAC GGGGCGTTCACCCACCAAGACTTCGCAGGCCACAAGGGCACCATCAGGACAGGGGATGTCCAG TGGATGACGGCGGGCCGCGGCATCGTGCACTCGGAGATGCCGGCAGCCGACGGCGTGCAGAAGGGCCTCCAGCTATGGATCAACCTCTCCTCCAAGGACAAGAT GATCGAGCCGCGGTACCAGGAGCTTCAGAGCAAGGACATCAGCTGCGCCGAGAAGGACGGCGTGGAGGTGAGGAtcatcgccggcgaggcgTTCGGGGTGCGGTCGCCGGTGTACACGCGGACGCCGACGATGTACATGGACTTCACGATGCAGCCCGGGTCGCAGCTGCACCAGCCCATCCCGGAGGGCTGGAACGCCTTCGTGTACATcatcgacggcgagggcgtgTTCGGGCGGGAGAaagcgccgccggccaccgcccaCCACTGCCTCGTCCTCGGCCCCGGCGACGGGCTGAGCGTGTGGAACAAGTCCGGCAAGCCGCTCCGGTTCGCGCTCGTCGGCGGGCAGCCGCTCAACGAGCCCGTGGTGCAGCATGGCCCCTTCGTGATGAACACCCGTGCCGAGATCCAGCAAGCCATGGAGGACTACTACTATGGGCGGAACGGCTTCGAGAAGGCTCGCCATTGGAGCTCCGCCGCATGA
- the LOC102721420 gene encoding pirin-like protein isoform X2 codes for MTRSMMRRFSSTTSTIYTTLSSRLGRINATRRHHHHHLPAAAASRRTPSSLLFRAAMSSSSSSSPSDAAAAVAFEKPRTVVKKLMAESQPEGDGATVRRSIGRHELRNLDPFLMLDEFSVSKPAGFPDHPHRGFETVTYMLDGAFTHQDFAGHKGTIRTGDVQWMTAGRGIVHSEMPAADGVQKGLQLWINLSSKDKMIEPRYQELQSKDISCAEKDGVEVRIIAGEAFGVRSPVYTRTPTMYMDFTMQPGSQLHQPIPEGWNAFVYIIDGEGVFGREKAPPATAHHCLVLGPGDGLSVWNKSGKPLRFALVGGQPLNEPVVQHGPFVMNTRAEIQQAMEDYYYGRNGFEKARHWSSAA; via the exons ATGACGAGGAGCATGATGAGGCGcttctcctccaccacctccactaTTTATACCACCCTCTCCTCCCGTCTCGGACGAATCAACGCCactcgccgccaccaccaccaccatctcccagctgccgccgcctccaggaGGACACCCT CCTCGTTGCTGTTTCGAGCggccatgtcgtcgtcgtcgtcttcgtcgccgtcggatgccgccgccgcggtggcttTTGAGAAGCCGAGGACGGTGGTCAAGAAGCTCATGGCGGAGTCCCAGCCcgagggcgacggcgccaCCGTCCGGAGGAGCATCGGGAG GCACGAGCTCAGGAACCTGGATCCGTTCCTCATGCTCGACGAATTCTCCG TTTCCAAGCCCGCTGGCTTTCCCGACCATCCCCACAGAGGATTCGAGACCGTCACATACATGCTCGAC GGGGCGTTCACCCACCAAGACTTCGCAGGCCACAAGGGCACCATCAGGACAGGGGATGTCCAG TGGATGACGGCGGGCCGCGGCATCGTGCACTCGGAGATGCCGGCAGCCGACGGCGTGCAGAAGGGCCTCCAGCTATGGATCAACCTCTCCTCCAAGGACAAGAT GATCGAGCCGCGGTACCAGGAGCTTCAGAGCAAGGACATCAGCTGCGCCGAGAAGGACGGCGTGGAGGTGAGGAtcatcgccggcgaggcgTTCGGGGTGCGGTCGCCGGTGTACACGCGGACGCCGACGATGTACATGGACTTCACGATGCAGCCCGGGTCGCAGCTGCACCAGCCCATCCCGGAGGGCTGGAACGCCTTCGTGTACATcatcgacggcgagggcgtgTTCGGGCGGGAGAaagcgccgccggccaccgcccaCCACTGCCTCGTCCTCGGCCCCGGCGACGGGCTGAGCGTGTGGAACAAGTCCGGCAAGCCGCTCCGGTTCGCGCTCGTCGGCGGGCAGCCGCTCAACGAGCCCGTGGTGCAGCATGGCCCCTTCGTGATGAACACCCGTGCCGAGATCCAGCAAGCCATGGAGGACTACTACTATGGGCGGAACGGCTTCGAGAAGGCTCGCCATTGGAGCTCCGCCGCATGA
- the LOC102722180 gene encoding RGG repeats nuclear RNA binding protein C-like, producing MPNPFDLLSLAEGEYGEAAVAIVVGAANPDLNPSPSCKNGKELSKGQENVRAGHSYNYEHYNRCCSNYSGGYGYHNKNYNATGYYNGGYQRMHQGNDQYQRNRNYYNDGGYGQYQVENYSDGHNKKKNFQYMPKEKHVSGTSSTCSAENKTEEKLVELGSKECTRDVAKDDSKKEGGDPEKKEKGNRKCVSGSLKKKLRKKRDVKGKTGKGPEIAEVFKDEEKTEITLEEYEKMREEKRKTLDASKSEGRKVTSEVFEGMQLLEKKNLEDGNAAKKAENKQRKEGGVKQAKTPKAINLNDFIKPTDGQAYYPRPRRVQENFSQQYCSGGFRQNSRDNSSEPQRDNGDRGGNSRGNSGYQVGYQQGGFNGNVRFHQNREVCYGNGGYQRDQAYPRSNGGNHQGRGYSSNNGYSINGGNRRGGHQGNNDDMNQSNSVLSAANLPALTGSSPASAGTTEKVQPAPAQAQAQTQACLASGAKTKAASQVQTKAQT from the exons ATGCCGAATCCGTTCGATCTACTGAGCCTCGCGGAGGGGGAGTACGGCGAGGCTGCCGTGgccatcgtcgtcggcgccgccaaCCCCGACCTCAACCCCAGCCCCAGCTGCAAAAACG GCAAGGAGCTGAGTAAGGGCCAAGAGAATGTCAGAGCTGGTCACAGTTATAATTATGAGCACTACAACCGCTGCTGCTCCAACTACAGTGGTGGCTATGGTTaccataataaaaattataatgcaacTGGTTACTACAATGGTGGATATCAGCGTATGCACCAGGGGAACGACCAGTACCAACGTAACAGGAACTATTACAATGATGGTGGATACGGTCAGTATCAAGTAGAGAATTACTCTGATGGtcacaacaagaagaagaatttTCAGTACATGCCTAAGGAGAAGCATGTCTCTGGAACTTCTTCTACTTGTTCTGCTGAAAACAAGACTGAAGAGAAGTTGGTTGAATTAGGGTCAAAAGAATGTACGAG AGATGTTGCGAAGGATGATTCGAAGAAGGAAGGAGGTGACCCtgaaaagaaggaaaagggTAATAGGAAGTGTGTAAGCGGATCACTTAAGAAGAAGTTGAGGAAGAAACGTGATGTTAAGGGGAAGACTGGGAAAGGACCAGAGATAGCCGAGGTCTTCAAGGATGAAGAAAAAACG GAAATAACCCTAGAAGAATATGAGAAAATGCgtgaagagaaaagaaaaactttggATGCCTCAAAGTCCGAGGGAAGGAAGGTTACTTCGGAAGTGTTCGAGGGTATGCAActtttagagaaaaagaatCTTGAAGATGGAAATGCTGCCAAGAAGGCCGAAAATAAGCAGCGCAAGGAGGGTGGTGTAAAGCAAGCCAAAACTCCCAAG GCTATAAACCTCAATGACTTTATAAAGCCGACTGATGGGCAAGCGTACTACCCACGTCCTAGGCGTGTGCAGGAAAACTTTTCACAACAGTACTGCAGTGGTGGTTTTAGGCAAAATAGTCGTGACAACAGTAGTGAGCCACAGAGAGACAATGGTGACCGTGGTGGCAATAGTAGAGGCAACAGTGGCTACCAAGTTGGATATCAACAGGGTGGGTTCAACGGTAATGTTAGATTCCACCAAAACCGTGAGGTTTGCTACGGCAATGGTGGGTACCAGCGGGACCAAGCCTATCCACGTAGCAATGGCGGTAACCATCAAGGCAGAGGCTATTCTAGCAACAATGGCTATTCTATCAATGGTGGCAATCGACGTGGTGGTCACCAAGGCAACAACGACGACATGAACCAGAGTAACTCGGTTCTCTCGGCAGCTAACTTACCTGCGCTGACAGGTTCATCCCCTGCATCAGCAGGAACGACGGAGAAGGTGCAGCCAGCTCCAGCCCAAGCTCAAGCTCAAACCCAGGCATGTCTTGCTTCAGGTGCAAAAACCAAGGCTGCCTCTCAAGTCCAGACTAAGGCTCAGACCTAG